In Salmo trutta chromosome 37, fSalTru1.1, whole genome shotgun sequence, the following proteins share a genomic window:
- the LOC115176787 gene encoding interferon-stimulated 20 kDa exonuclease-like 2 gives MSDIMLNLDCSGSSGRCKDSSGSNKHKAFINRRRLLEKKGYLNKKQNQHNHREGNKHQGPPPWRNGANRPSQPNAAHNKSIAHTQNTHSKSSYHIPRSDHARSIASKPASSTSSSTSLTITVENSTNPEQSTSTITPGHQTPPTRTVARCAPVPRGSAPLCNPLKYLALDCEMVGTGPKGRNSELARCSIVSYDGDVVYDKYIKPTNAVTDYRTRWSGISWHQLVKAMPFQHARKEILKILAGKVVIGHAVHNDFKSLSYSHPAVLTRDTSRIPLLNQKAGFPEKDVASLKRLTKALFNRNIQTGKKGHSSVEDAKATMELYKVVEVEWERTLASK, from the exons ATGTCTGACATTATGTTAAACCTGGACTGTTCTGGCAGCAGTGGACGCTGTAAGGACTCATCGGGAAGCAACAAACACAAGGCATTCATCAACAGGCGGCGACTCTTGGAGAAAAAGGGTTACCTCAACAAAAAGCAGAACCAGCACAATCACAGAGAGGGGAATAAACATCAGGGCCCACCTCCCTGGCGCAATGGGGCCAACCGGCCGTCTCAACCCAATGCTGCACACAACAAAAGCATTGCTCACACGCAGAATACTCACAGTAAAAGTTCATATCACATACCCAGGTCAGATCATGCTAGAAGCATTGCTTCCAAGCCTGCATCATCCACAAGCAGCTCAACATCCTTGACCATAACTGTGGAGAATTCCACCAATCCTGAGCAATCCACTTCGACTATCACCCCGGGGCACCAAACCCCACCCACCAGGACTGTTGCCCGCTGTGCCCCTGTTCCAAGGGGGTCGGCCCCCCTTTGTAACCCCCTGAAGTACCTTGCCTTGGACTGTGAGATGGTTGGCACGGGCCCCAAGGGTCGCAACAGTGAGCTGGCACGATGCAGTATTGTCTCCTATGATGGAGACGTGGTGTATGACAAGTACATTAAGCCCACCAACGCAGTCACTGACTACCGGACTCGTTGGAGTGGCATCTCCTGGCATCAGCTGGTCAAAGCCATGCCATTTCAACATGCCAGGAAGGAG ATACTGAAGATCCTTGCAGGAAAGGTAGTGATAGGGCATGCTGTCCACAATGACTTCAAGTCCCTGAGTTACAGTCACCCTGCTGTCTTAACGCGGGACACATCCCGCATTCCTCTCCTCAACCAGAAGGCTGGCTTTCCAGAGAAAGATGTTGCCTCACTGAAAAGACTCACCAAGGCCCTGTTCAACCGCAACATCCAG ACTGGGAAGAAGGGGCACTCGTCCGTGGAGGATGCCAAAGCCACCATGGAACTGTACAAAGTTGTGGAGGTGGAGTGGGAGAGGACCTTAGCCTCCAAATAA